Genomic segment of Alphaproteobacteria bacterium:
CGGCTGAGGCCTTTTTGCTTGACGGTGTAACGCTGGCGCAAAAGCGTATCGGGGGCGAAGGCGAGGGCGCAGCGCTTGGCCAGCAATTCGCCCAGCACGGCCGACTGGTTGAACCGGCGCTGCCACAAGCGGCGGTAATGCAGCGGCACGGGCATCACGATATCGGCATCCGCGATCAGCGCCTCGCCCGCCCGCGCCAGCCACGGCACAAAGGTTTGTACTGTATGCAGCCGGTCGCCATATTTGAACCCCATGACAAGTTTCCGGCTGGCATCGTTATAAACGACGGCTGATCGGGCCCGGGTGAATTCCGGTTCTTCGTCGATGCAGCCGGCGCAAAGCGTGCCGATGGTGCTGCCGAAGCCGAAGGGCATGCCGCAGGTTTCGCAAAACGGATTTTCGATGAAGGACAGTTCCGACCAAAAGGCGGGGGCGACCATGCCCGGCGCATCCACAACCGCGCCCGAACCCGCGCAACGGGGCGGCAGGATCAGGTTTAGCGTTGAATTCCAAAGGTTTACAATGGAACGGGCTTTGGTTACCGGGGTGTGCATGGGCTTGAAATTTGCCGTAAAAACCCCAATTTATCAAGCTCTAACCCATTTTCCCTAAAGTCCTTGTTATTGCATAGGGATTATCATAATATGTCAGAGTTTTATCAGGCAGGGAGACGTAAGGGTGCGTTTCTCTGTATAATGGAGAGATTGAGTTCAGACTCCCAAGGGCGCGTGAGTGTCGAAGGTCGATAGGACAGAAATAGCCGAACAGGTGGCAGCCAGCATCCGGAATTTCTCGGAACTGGCGAAGGACGAAGCCACGCGCGCGCGCGCCGTCATCGAAATGCCCGAATTCATCCAGCAAAAGGCCGCGCTGATTTCCGCGCACTTCCTGCTGCCCGCCGGCGCCCGCGTGGTCGATATGGGCTGCGAGCGGGGGGCGGTCACTTACGTCCTCGCGCTGCTCAACCCCCGGGTTGAAATCATCGGCATCGACATGGACCAGAAGGCGATCGATTTCGCCCGCAAGACATACCGTTTGCCGAACCTGAGCTTCCGCGCCGCCGATATTTCCATCCCCGAGATGGAAGACGAGACGATCGACGGCATCATCAATTCCAACATGCTGCACCACATCTATTCCGCGAACGGCTATAACCCCGACGAAGTCACGGCGCTGCTGGAGCGGCAGATACAAAAGCTGAAAACCGGCGGCACGATGCTGATCCGCGATTACATGATGCCGCCCGACGGCGAATATGTGCTGCTGGAGCTGCCCAACGTGCCAAGCCAGGGCAACACGCCGCTGGAACTGTCGGATGCCGACCTGCTGGTGCATTTCTCCCAAAACGCGCGCCCCATGGCGTCGGGCTGCGAAGGGTTCTTTATCGAAGAATTGATGCCGCGCCGCGACGGCACGCGCCTGTTCCGCCTGCCGCATAAATGGGCGCTGGAATTCGTGCATCGCAAAAACTACCGCAAGGACTGGACGAGCGAGCTGTCCGAGGAATACACGTTCTTTACCCATGGCGATTACCGCCGCGAATTCGCGCGGCTTGGCATGCGCATGGTGTTTTCCGCACCGCATTGGAACCAATGGGTGGTGAAGAACTGCTTCAAGGGCCGTTTCCAGCTGTATGACGAAGACTATACGCCGATGAACGCGCCGCCCACGAATTACTTCATCGTGGCGCAGAAGGTGGCGGATAAACAATCGCTGGTGATCGAGGAACGCCGCCCGTCGCAAAAACCCGTCGGCGATTTGCAGATCATGATCGTGCGCGACAAAAAATCTGGCGCGCTGCACGAGTTGGTGAAGCGCCCCGGCGAATATTGCGACATCGTTCCGTTCCGCATCACGCCCGATAACCGTCTTGTCATTTACGTGCGCTCCGGCTATCCGCGCCCCATCGTCAACGCGGTCAGCCGCGGCTCCCACAACCTTGACGGCAAGAAATGGTCGGGCCATCTGATCGAGCCGATCACGATGGACACGGTCAACATGACCGACGACGTCGAAGAAAACCGCAAGATGATTTTCGGCTATGTCGATGGTTACGCATCGCTGCGCGCGAAATCGGAAGAAAGCTGGTATGTGGGCGACACCTATTTCCCCAGCCCCGACCGTATCGACGAAGCGATCGAGCCCGTGTTTGTCGAGGTAGAAAACCCCCAGCGCACCAACTGGCCGATCAAGGAAGACAAAGAAGTCAACTTCACCGAGATCGGCACGATCATGGAGCTGGACGCGGCCGATATTATTCTCGCGTCGCAAGTCGGCCTGCTGCCGGAGCCGCGTCTTGAGCTGCATGTGTTCGAGCTGATGTCGCGCTATAACATCCCGTTCCCGCGCTGGATCGGCGAAGTGATGCCCAAAATGCCGGGCCAGCCGACCAAGTTCAAGGATCCCGAAGACATTCTGGCCGAATGCGAGCCTTGCGAGTTCGAGGAAGAACAGCGCGCGCCCGCGATCCTGAAGCCCGTGAAATCGGTGTTCGTGGAGGAAGGCAAGGTCGGCAAGGCCGCGCGCGGCCTGTCGGCGCAGGATATCGAATTCATCATGACCGAAGACGGCATCGAAAACATCGCCGTCGTCATTCCCATTTCCCGTGACTGGGACAACAACCTGCTTGTTTCGCTCGATCCGAAAATCCTGCCTGTGCCGAACCGGCTTGGCGGCGATGGCGCTATTTTGAACGCGCCCAGCTTCATGCTGCCGAAAAACGTGCGGTCGATTGACGATGCCAAGGCCTTCATCGCCGAAAAATTCCGCGTGCCGGTCGAACAGGTGGGAAAACTTGGCGAAAGTTATTTCACGCATACGGGCGTCACGCCGCAGCGCGTCTATCCCTTCGTCGTGTCGTCGCCGCCCGAAGTGGGGTCGGGGCCGAAACGCAGCTATACGCCGTTGAAACGCCTGTGGCGGCTGCTCGGTTTCTCCCGCTTCTCCGGCATGCTGCTGAAGATGCTGGCGCGCACGCAGATGGCGATGGATGCCAATAGCGACATGAACCTCAGCCGCAGCCCGCTGAACCTGAAAAGCAAGGGCTTCTCCCTCTCGACCGAAAAGACGGCGGTGGAGGCGAAGAACGTGGGTTATTCCGCAGCGCCGTCTCGCGTCCTCGGCCAGCGTGGCGCAGCTGGCGGCGGCGGGGGCGGTGGTGCAGCCAAGCCCGACCCATACCAGCCCTATCAGCCGCCGAAAGAAATCGACCCCGCACTTTTGGAGCAGAGCAAGGCAGCACAGGCGCTCATCGAAAGTATCGCAGCCCCCCGCATCGGCAAGCGTCTGGTGGACAGTTACGCGCAGGCCAAGAAACTGCTGAAGGGCGGCGACGAAGCCATTCACATGCACGAAACCCCCACCGTCGCCCAGATCGACAAGGACATCGTCGCGGTCGCCGACCAGCTGAAAAAAATCCGCAACGACAAGCTGCAGACACTCGAACTGCGCCCGCCGGACGGTAAGGGCGGAAAGATATAACCTTACCATGGCCGATACCGTCACCGTCTTCGACCGGAAACTCCTGCGCGCGCGCCGCGAGCGCGCGGCGGCCGGTATTGCGTCGTTCGATTTCCTTTATCAGGATGTCGCGTTGCGCCTGTCCGACCGTCTTGACCTGATCAAAAAAGAATTCGCAACCGTCCTCGACCTCGGCGGGCATGGGGTGATGGCGGAGCATTTGCGGGTGAGGGCGGGGACGCAGTTTGTGGCGACATCCGACCTGTCACGCGGCATGGCGGCGCAGGCGGCGCATGGCGTTGCGGCGGATGAAGAATTCCTGCCGTTCAAATCCGGCAGCCTCGATGCGGTTGTCAGTAACCTTGCGCTGCATTGGGTGAACGACCTGCCGGGCGCGCTGGTGCAGATCCGCCGCGCGCTGAAGGCCGATGGCTTGTTTCTTGCTGCGGTACTGGGCGGCGAAACCTTGCGCGAATTGCGCCAGTCGCTGCTGGAGGCAGAAATCGCCGTCACGGGCGGCGCGTCGCCTCGCGTGTCGCCCTTTATCGACGCACGCGATATGGGTGCGCTACTGCAGCGCGGCGGTTTCGCGCTGCCGGTCGTCGATAGCGATATCATCACCGTTGATTATTCCAGCCCGCTGAAGCTGATGCAGGATTTGCGCGGCATGGGCGCGACGAATGCGGTTTATAACCGGTTGCTGAAACCAACGCGCCGCGCTGTGATACTGGAGGCGGCGAAGATTTACGCTGAAAAATTCGGCGATGCGCAGGGGCGCGTACCCGCCACCTTCCAGATCATCTATGCCATCGGCTGGTCGCCCCATGCCAGCCAGCAAAAACCCATCCAGCCCGGCAGCGCGAAAATGAAGCTCGCCGATGCGTTGGGCACCCAGGAAATATCGACGGGCGAAAAAGCGCGCCCCTGATTATTTCACAGCCGTCAGGAAATAATTCACATCCATATCCGTCGCGCTCAATGAAAAGGCGCGGTCGATCGGGTTAAATACCAATCCGCGCACATCGGTGACGTCGAGCCCGTGTTCCTCGATATGCTTGGCCAGTTCCGACGGCTTCAGGAATTTTTTCCAGTCATGCGTGCCGACGGGGACCCAGCGCAGGATATATTCGGCGGCGATGATGCCCAGCGCGTAAGATTTCGGCGTGCGGTTGAGGGTCGACAGGATCAGCATGCCACCGGGGCGCAGGATGGCGCAGAGGGCGCGCATGAATTCCTCCACATCGGCCACATGTTCCACGATTTCGAGCGCGGTCACGACATCATATTGCGCGCCCTTGGCGGCCAATGCCTCGACGCTGGTGGCGAGGTAATTTATTTTCAAGCCATGCGCTTCGGCATGGGATTTCGCGATCTTGATATTTTCTTTGCCCGCATCCACGCCCGTGACATCCGCGCCCATGCGGCAGAGCGGTTCGGCAACGATGCCGCCGCCGCAGCCGATATCGGCGATTTTAAGGCCTTGTAAACTTTTCACCGCATCTGGCAGGTCGAAATGTTCCGACAGCATGCGGCGGATATATTCCATGCGCACGGGGTTGAGCCGGTGGAGCGGGCGCATCGGGCCCGATTCATCCCACCATTTCGCGCCGAGAGAATCGAACTGCGCGATCTCTTGCGCGTCGATTGTGGATTTTTTCGGCGGTGATTTCAGATTTTTTTTG
This window contains:
- a CDS encoding ComF family protein, with the translated sequence MHTPVTKARSIVNLWNSTLNLILPPRCAGSGAVVDAPGMVAPAFWSELSFIENPFCETCGMPFGFGSTIGTLCAGCIDEEPEFTRARSAVVYNDASRKLVMGFKYGDRLHTVQTFVPWLARAGEALIADADIVMPVPLHYRRLWQRRFNQSAVLGELLAKRCALAFAPDTLLRQRYTVKQKGLSRKERHANVRGAFAVDEKQAAGLRGKNILLIDDVFTSGATLNECARILKKAGAAQVYVLTIARVTRDDVTF
- a CDS encoding methyltransferase domain-containing protein translates to MSKVDRTEIAEQVAASIRNFSELAKDEATRARAVIEMPEFIQQKAALISAHFLLPAGARVVDMGCERGAVTYVLALLNPRVEIIGIDMDQKAIDFARKTYRLPNLSFRAADISIPEMEDETIDGIINSNMLHHIYSANGYNPDEVTALLERQIQKLKTGGTMLIRDYMMPPDGEYVLLELPNVPSQGNTPLELSDADLLVHFSQNARPMASGCEGFFIEELMPRRDGTRLFRLPHKWALEFVHRKNYRKDWTSELSEEYTFFTHGDYRREFARLGMRMVFSAPHWNQWVVKNCFKGRFQLYDEDYTPMNAPPTNYFIVAQKVADKQSLVIEERRPSQKPVGDLQIMIVRDKKSGALHELVKRPGEYCDIVPFRITPDNRLVIYVRSGYPRPIVNAVSRGSHNLDGKKWSGHLIEPITMDTVNMTDDVEENRKMIFGYVDGYASLRAKSEESWYVGDTYFPSPDRIDEAIEPVFVEVENPQRTNWPIKEDKEVNFTEIGTIMELDAADIILASQVGLLPEPRLELHVFELMSRYNIPFPRWIGEVMPKMPGQPTKFKDPEDILAECEPCEFEEEQRAPAILKPVKSVFVEEGKVGKAARGLSAQDIEFIMTEDGIENIAVVIPISRDWDNNLLVSLDPKILPVPNRLGGDGAILNAPSFMLPKNVRSIDDAKAFIAEKFRVPVEQVGKLGESYFTHTGVTPQRVYPFVVSSPPEVGSGPKRSYTPLKRLWRLLGFSRFSGMLLKMLARTQMAMDANSDMNLSRSPLNLKSKGFSLSTEKTAVEAKNVGYSAAPSRVLGQRGAAGGGGGGGAAKPDPYQPYQPPKEIDPALLEQSKAAQALIESIAAPRIGKRLVDSYAQAKKLLKGGDEAIHMHETPTVAQIDKDIVAVADQLKKIRNDKLQTLELRPPDGKGGKI
- a CDS encoding methyltransferase domain-containing protein; translation: MADTVTVFDRKLLRARRERAAAGIASFDFLYQDVALRLSDRLDLIKKEFATVLDLGGHGVMAEHLRVRAGTQFVATSDLSRGMAAQAAHGVAADEEFLPFKSGSLDAVVSNLALHWVNDLPGALVQIRRALKADGLFLAAVLGGETLRELRQSLLEAEIAVTGGASPRVSPFIDARDMGALLQRGGFALPVVDSDIITVDYSSPLKLMQDLRGMGATNAVYNRLLKPTRRAVILEAAKIYAEKFGDAQGRVPATFQIIYAIGWSPHASQQKPIQPGSAKMKLADALGTQEISTGEKARP
- the ubiG gene encoding bifunctional 2-polyprenyl-6-hydroxyphenol methylase/3-demethylubiquinol 3-O-methyltransferase UbiG, encoding MTKKNLKSPPKKSTIDAQEIAQFDSLGAKWWDESGPMRPLHRLNPVRMEYIRRMLSEHFDLPDAVKSLQGLKIADIGCGGGIVAEPLCRMGADVTGVDAGKENIKIAKSHAEAHGLKINYLATSVEALAAKGAQYDVVTALEIVEHVADVEEFMRALCAILRPGGMLILSTLNRTPKSYALGIIAAEYILRWVPVGTHDWKKFLKPSELAKHIEEHGLDVTDVRGLVFNPIDRAFSLSATDMDVNYFLTAVK